In Primulina eburnea isolate SZY01 chromosome 14, ASM2296580v1, whole genome shotgun sequence, the following proteins share a genomic window:
- the LOC140811174 gene encoding uncharacterized protein, giving the protein MASIGATLKILELQVGQITKKLTSQPSGAVQKAADPNLREVNAIFIQHEEFGVVGREQKEVEPTPVRDEKLIPTKRTRGKKSERYDLNQSINLSLLSCPRRFLQLQAEFQKKKGLEDLKNLHTNNKFADQVEGKSIEGTRRNLSQKLLDPGEFIMPCEIGSQLVEKAICDSGASINIMPSSLYEKLGVSGMISTCMSLQMTDKSIRTPLGIVEDVELRIEKLKVLAEFVVLDMGNSQNVHVILGRPLLAAVGAIIDVKRGKMTMEVEGQLVEIKTSKKSYDPP; this is encoded by the coding sequence ATGGCGAGTATTGGTGCTACTTTGAAAATCCTTGAATTGCAAGTGGGGCAGATAACGAAGAAACTTACGTCTCAACCGTCAGGCGCAGTCCAAAAGGCTGCAGACCCAAATCTGAGAGAAGTGAATGCCATTTTTATACAGCATGAAGAATTTGGTGTGGTAGGCAGAGAACAGAAGGAGGTTGAACCAACACCTGTTCGGGATGAAAAGCTAATTCCAACCAAAAGAACCCGAGGTAAGAAATCTGAGAGGTATGATTTAAATCAATCCATTAATCTTTCTTTACTTTCCTGTCCCCGGAGATTTTTACAATTACAAGctgaatttcaaaagaaaaaaggtcttgaggatctcaagaacctacacaCTAATAATAAGTTTGCAGATCAGGTGGAAGGTAAATCTATAGAAGGAACACGGAGAAATCTTTCTCAGAAGTTGCTAGATCCCGGTGAATTTATTATGCCATGTGAAATAGGGAGTCAATTGGTGGAAAAAGCTATTTGTGACTCAGGAGCGAGCATAAACATAATGCCAAGTTCTCTCTACGAGAAACTTGGGGTGAGCGGAATGATATCCACATGCATGAGCTTACAGATGACAGATAAATCTATCAGGACACCGTTGGGTATTGTAGAAGATGTTGAACTTCGGATCGAAAAATTGAAGGTTCTAGCAGAGTTCGTGGTACTCGACATGGGGAATAGTCAGAACGTTCACGTTATTCTAGGACGACCATTATTGGCTGCTGTTGGAGCTATCATTGACGTGAAACGAGGAAAGATGACCATGGAAGTTGAAGGTCAGCTGGTGGAAATAAAGACATCCAAGAAATCATACGACCCACCATGA